The Pyrus communis chromosome 5, drPyrComm1.1, whole genome shotgun sequence region TTAGAACAACACAATTCAGCCAAAGCCTATACATCCTAAGTTTTCGCTTTCTAGACCAACTTAAGGGGACCCAAAAAGATTCCTAGGAATTTGGTTCCAAACCAATTCAAACGAACCAAAAGACAATGAGATTCTGGACAAGCTCAAAGGAATCCATTGAAGACAGGGTTCCAGACCATTTAACCAAACCAGACAGGAAATGAGATTCCAAACTAACTCAATGGAATCCAAACAGTGGAGGGATCTAGACCAACTTAACTAAACCAAATAGGGAATGAGATTCCGGACCACAACGGAATCCTAACAGATTAGGGTTCTGGACCAACTCACAGGAACCAAATATGAAATGGGATTCCGGATTACTCAATGAAATTAAATGAAGATaggttccggaccactcaacgaaccTGATAAGAAAAGGGATGTCGGACCGTTCAACGAAATCCAATGAAAATAGGAGATGAGATTCTGGACCACTTAACAGAATCCAACGGAGTTAGGGCTTTGGACCACTTAACAGAACCGAATTGGAAGAAGGATTTTGAATCCTAACAGAACAcaattccggaccactcaacatAATCGTAGAGGAAGAGagattccagaccactcaacagaatctAGATGGAGTaggattctggaccactcaactAAACCCTAGCAGAACACGGTTTTGGAATACACAACGAAACTTAATAGAATTTTAGGAATATAGTTCGTAACAAATCAATGAACTAGACATGATAAGAGTTCGATGTGACAACTGCCCTTGACATTAGGTTAACGATCCTCTACTAACCCTCTCATTTCACAAACATTTCAGGTATGTATAGCAAACCACATTTCATAAAAATAGATCTATAAATGAAAAAGCAACGATTTTGCAGAAAACACATTTTATAAATCCATGTCATATCCATTAAGTGTACTAGCATGAGAATTTTCAAGGTATTAACAATTCCCACATATTTTAAAGTCACTCACATAGACGTATATGTTCTAAAGAATAATTCTATTATAGTTCCCAGTTCCTCATTTCTAGCAATCGGACATTACCGTTACTCTCATTTCTAAGCCTAATAAACACGTAAAGCCCGATAAGATGCCACTTGCATGCAAACCGAGATACACATCCCCCTACGTTCATCTTGCATTGCTTAGATGTTTCATGTATTTGCAGACTAATCGTTGGttgtatacattttttttaaatataagagTGTTAGCGATAAGGATCGGGTGACAGTAATAATGTATAAGTAAACTGAAGTTCATTACACGTTCCATTAATCAAATGCCAAGATGAATGAattatatatacaaacaagcgAAAAAATTATGATACTCTAAGAGTATTAAATGGTCCTCCATTTAGATCAACTTCAACGACCATAGCATCGCCCATTAACATGACAAGGGAGAtacttacaattttttttttggaggggtttttttttgggggggggggggggtgtgggggtTGGGGTGGGgtgtgggggtggggtggggaggTGGGGTTGGGGGAAGGGGGTGGTTGCAGAGTTAAAATCTTGAAGTTGCATGGATGTATAATTTGAATGAAACCCTAAACTCAACGAGGGGAAGATAGAGACcagggtgggggtggggtggggaggTGGGGTTGGGGGAAGGGGGTGGTTGCAGAGTTAAAATCTTGAAGTTGCATGGATGTATAATTTGAATGAAACCCTAAACTCAACGAGGGGAAGATAGAGACCAATCATCAGTATGGGGGGCAAACCATTAATGCTATGTACATGGTAAAATGTCAAAGATCTTTCATCGAATCATTCTCCAATGTTGTCTTTGTAtatgcaagagagagagagagggtaagtagtctcatttcaataaattagcCAGATAGGTAAGCTACAACATTAAACAGCCAAACCTAATTACTTCCTAGctagagaaaagggaaaaatctTCAGGAGTTGTTGTATCTGTTATTGGTCGTCTTAAGCTCTGTTCTTCTTCTACTTGCAAATACTTCTTCATGTCTCATTAACCAGAACCTCTCTATTTCTTCCGGTTGCCGGCCTGGAAGCCTCCCAGCTATAAGAGCCCACCTGAGCTATATACAAGTCTAGTTAGAACTCTGCAGAACACTTATATATTTTCCACTAGTTAAGACCAAAATAAGAGAACAATCAATGTATGATTCTTGCACAATCATTTGTGGATAACTAAATGATTCTTGCACTTGCACATTGTAATAGTAAGAGAATTATATATTCAAGGTTCTTAATCTTTATGTTCAtgtcactgttctaaaaatccccgcctagacTACCTCGGCACCCGCCCAAACCTGTCTAGGCACTCgtctaggttgcgactcacttagacagaaaataaataactttcattttgcattttattgttttcaataaattgtaagagacttgttgaatacttaaatgaacacacattatatgtttattCCCCATGCCTTCATTATGTTCCattacttcataatatatatatcattctattttatagtttttgctgtaattatatacatttttaAGGATAAAGAGACACTtgtttacatgaaatataatagatttactaaaatatgcctagtccgcctaggcacTAAGCCCTAACTTGTCgcctgactagcgcctagcgtcttttaaaacTTTGGTTCATGTAAATTGGTCCAAAGGTACTTCTGTCCCGTTTATtggaagaaactcaaattttGAATATTCTCTCTACAATAAAATAAGAAGTTACACAACAAATATGTTGAAATTGCTATTAGACCCATTGCTTTCAGTGTTCTTTCGAACGATATAAGTATAAATGGATTCTCTGAAGGATAGGGGTGAGCCAACTTAGGCTTGGAGGGGCACGTGCCTCTTCTGACCTACGGTTATTTTCCACTTTCTTAGTTAAATTGGTGGTCGCGTAGTCAATCAACCATGTTAGTGCTCCTCTCTAACTCTAGGGTGGAGAGAGATCATCCCCTAACCAAGATGTCTCCCTCCACCCAAAGTTCTTCCGCAAAATCTGCGAAAGAGCAGGGTTCTAACTTCTAAGgcattttctttataatttggATATAAGAGAACGAATTTTTACCTTTTGTCAACGAGAAAGTATGTTCGAACTGATGACCTCTTAATATTGATGAAAAAGTCACTAGACGAATAAAACTATTAAATGGTGAAAAAAACTTTGTACTAGGATTTTTTCCCCTCATTGTTTCATCTCCTCCTTTCACATTCTCTATCTTGTCTgtctttttttataaaaaaaaaattaatataaaatgttaacgtaacTTAACCATAACTCTTCAAATAGAATCAGaggaaagaagaggaaaaaaaaaaaaagatgagatAATCCTACTCCTAAAACATTAACTATGGTGGGTTGGTTGCGGTGGAAGTACTTTGGTTTTAAAAACTCTTGCCATTCTCACCAAACCATGGGACATAACTTTTGccaaaaaatacttaaataacAATCGCAATCACATGATCAAGAACTATGGTGGCCACATTTCAACAACCAAAATGATCTGCTTCTCATATATTTTTTgcctaaaaaggaaaaataaacccAGACTTCATAAGGGTGAAACTCAGAAAGAAGATAATTTGGCACATTCGTGCTTACCTGTCTCCGACGAGCTTGTACATTCTGCAAATGAGATCTTCTTCTTGTTCAGTCATGTTTATGAACTCCCACTCAATACTGCTCACCTCTGCAAATTACATGCAACAAACAGATACAGAGACTTTATATATTGGAAATAACCAATAATGTATGAAAAACAATGGTGTatcatgttaaaaaattaagtgGAAAAGATCAAAGAAATTAAGCCTAagtttttgcttcttttttactttttttttttaaaaaagaaaaattaaccaaaagaaGAGTGAAATTTGAgcaaaaagaagaaatgaagaaaaccCATTAAAGATTGACCAAAAAGATGAGAACCCAGAAAGTTATTTTTGTGAAAGCGAAAGAGTTGGTGGGTTTGCCTTCAGAGCAAGAAGTGCTAGTCTTGGCTTGTTTTCTGCGGCGTCTGTCCAtgccttctttcttctcttttcttttcaaaaagttGGTGGTAGTGAATTTAAGAGAATTTTAGACCGAACAGAGGGAGAGAAAACCCAAGTAAAGTTTGATGAGGGACAAAACTAACAAGAAGAATTGGATTTTAATAGTTTCCCAAGAGGGATTTCAGGAAAAAACAGATTCCTGGGTTTTTTAGGAgcttattttttcaaaaacatgTTTCTTGAGAGAAGAGCTTGAATGCTTTGGAGAAGAAACCAATGGAAATATGGAATGGCAGGTCCTACCgaacaaacaaaatataattctGTTGACTTGTAGTTGTCCCTGGAGTCTGTAGACAAGAGTTTACAAGGTCAAAGGGTTGTTGAATCCGCTCTTGTTAGCTCTTGTTAGATTTACGTCAATACCCTTTAAATTGTAggtgtaaatttttattttcttgtggtATTTGGGGCTTATCCGTATTTTGTCAAAGGTCTTTCTGATGGGTAATACTTATACAAGGTGATGTGTCACGCTCCCAAGCTAACTAGTGCCGCAAAATTCCCCAGGGTGAAACATGAGTGGCCAGATAATTGGAAAATAATCACCATTAACTAATTAACTGATAAGATGTTACTCCTTCAGGTATTAGTTAGTACTCTGGATATCATTAATTAACACGTAATTCGATGCGGTTCTTGATTAGCACCATATCTAGTTAATCGGCTACTAAATTTCTAGAAGTTTGATATCCACACAttctattttacttttcacacattttttttaattttcaaccggcgaattggatgaattgaagaagatccatggataaaaattatcaacagatgtgtgagaagtaaaatgagatatgtggatagcacacctcAATTTCTAACAGTGAAGCTGTCTTGACAACTAGTTATTGAAATTGACTGGCACACAAAATACCTCTAAGCACAAAAAGACTACTTGCTAGAAAAGCTATCATAAAGAGAATATGTACTCCCTGGGTTTGTATTGTGATCACATGAGGTGTGTCGtagtttgtttctttttgttttacattCATATGTTGTTGAGTTTGTGTTTCGTTTTGGTATTTTCTTTAATAGGTGCATATATGGTGAGGTTTTTTGTATGTTACTCCAAGTgaaattttgtgtttgtgtgttaTTGGCTACTTCTGAATCTATTTCATTGTTTTGGTAAATATGTGATGGCGTTTCTTTGCTTCTTATCCGATTCGTCATACCCACAAATTCATCATTATGTTAGCTACTAAATTGGCCAAGTTGGCTTGTCTAATACATAAGTCGAAGCCCTTTGATTTGAGGATCTCCTGAATGTTATCCGTAATGTTCTCTTTGatatttacattattttttaatgttataaTAAAACTACTATCATTTCgcttaaaagaaaatttctatTGTTGTTTATAGTGGGGACAATATCAATGCTATTAATGGTAAATTGTGGCTAGTCCCTCTAAAACTTTAACAAATTTTCAGGTATCAGCTAGTGTATAcaattttgtatttgatttaCTATATGACtggagaaatgctaaggagactatcAAAGTGAGATTCTCCACCACCTCATGTTTTCAGAACATTGGTTTATAATGAAGGCACGAGTATTGTGCCAAAACCATGAGGTTACAGAGACTCCATGGAAAGTCCCACTTTTAAGagagtttccttagcatttctcatgtgACCGACTACAAATTCAGTCACATAATAAATGAATCAAATACAAAGTAGTATACACTAGCTGACACCTAAATATTTGTTAAGGTTTTAGAGAGACGGGAAGCAACCTACCACTAATAGCATCGACACTGTCTTCACTAAATCACCAGTGCAATTGTTGATgtgaaatttttatataaaagacctcgaaataattaaaagtaaaattatttGATATAAGTTTTGTGAGAAACGATGTCAGATTATTTGACTTATTCAACAAAATTTCTCCTACAACAGCCACGCAATTTGATACTGTTTTAATCCAATTTGTTTGTGTAAATAATctctctttatttctttttccttttttcttccgGATGTTAATCTGTCAAATGTCTATACTGTTGTAAGTTGTAATCATGTTTTTTTATCCTAGTCAAAAGGACTAAAGGACGGTGTGGTTGGCTGTTTTTTAGTTAAAACTTATTATCCACTTTGTTTGTAGTGCTTTTTTGAGTAGTTGATCTTTGTTTTATGGCAACATCTTTTCCAGAAAATTGtacactaaaaaagaaaaaaaaaataaaaaaagttatcACCTTCATATATATTAAATGTAGTTTACTTCTACTCTACTTTTTCACTCAGTGATTTAGTCGCTCCCCCTTTTAGCTTCTTTCTTCCTACTAGCTGACACATTGgggagcaaaaaaaaaaagcataaatcATGATAAATCATTCAGAagagaaaaactaaaaaaatgatgTCTTTCTTGTTTGTTCTATTTGGTGAGGCCATCACTTTCAAGAATTTAGTATACAAAATTATGAATTTAACCAACAACATTTGATTCTGAATGCTGGTCACACTCTCAGTCCAAAAGGtaaaaatcaaaagcatatcCAGTAATCTGCAAAAGCATTGTTGTTTTCACTCAATAGGaagggattttaaattttaccCAAAAGTTGAAATTTGGTAGGGAAGTTGATAAAAGTATAACCCTAAGGTTTGTGCATGACTTTGTAAAGTTTATACATTATTAGGATGCAGACCATACACAAAACTATATATTCCAAAATGTCTTTATAAAAGTTAAGGGTTAAACGTAGAGAAGGAGAAGATTCCTGCATGGGTGAATGTTTGGTAGGACAATTAGAAACGTCAAATGGGAGAGGAAAAAGCCGTATTAACTTTTAAGATTGTCTTATTCCTTCGATTTTGTGCTGGATCTTTGTGCAAAGAACATCATAAATATAAAACCCTTGGCGGTTGGCCTTGAAAAGGGCTGCCTAGAAATCACATTTGACAGCTTTTGGAAATCTTAATTTAATACCTTTCTGAGCCTTTTGAAGTTAAAAAGAGTCCTTGAAGTAGGTTTCTTGATGCATTTTCATGTTCTTGTTTCGAGCTCAGATCTTCGTGTTTGTTCTAAACCTACCTAACTGACACCAACATGTTTTTTTCATCTCATCATAACTTCATATGTAAATTAATGGATAGCTCTAAAAGTAAATCTATTCGGGTTTGAATTTTGGAATTTGGGTCGAGGGAACATAAATCAAGGGGGAGGGCTGATAGTCTCGGCCCAATAATGAATATTTAGTCCGAGTGACGTTTTCTGCCCAGAAATGAAATGCCAACGATTCGATGGGAGTCCTAGTGGAATTGGGTTGCTAAGGATCAGATCTAGGTGTGGCTCGGTTGAGTTCAAGATGAATTAGAATTGCTAAGGATCAGGATTAGTTTTGATAAGATTCGAATCATTTCAAGAATCAAAGCTTGTGGCTGATCAGATAAGAAATGAATTGGATGCATAAAGGGACTAGATTTAGAATCCTAGTTCTAGTCGATGTGGTCGAGACCTAATAGAGATAGTCTCTGTAGAAAAGGGGTTTGATGAAACAACGTCAAGAATATCCAGGTACATGTTGAGGAGTCACAATTCTAATAGGGTTCGACCACTCAGCAAACTTGTTCATCACGAAATTCACCCCTATAAATAGAAAGAGGTTTTGTAATGTAAAGAGGACCTTCAAAACAACACACAAATAGATGTTCAGCTAGAAACCCTATCCCACCCTAAGAAAATAACTAACTGCTTCACTAACTCTCATCAGCATATATTCAGTTCGGTTGAACATCACTGAATTGACAAAACGACGACAAATGGAGTTTGGTTGAACATCACTGGAGTTGAAGAATAGTCGATCTAGGAATAccttaaatttgattaaaaaaccCTACTTCCGTTTCGACTGATTATTTATTCCAATTCTTAGCGGGCGAACAGTCTTTAATTCTTTCGTCGAACAAGGTCACTTCATTAGCTTTCCCAGCGATCTGAGGTGTTCTATGATTGATTACTCATAAGTGCATTTTAGAGTTCAAAATTTGGATGGCCGAACCACTTTTACCTTAAAGATGCTCATCTCCCTTGAGTATCTTTATCCATACAACTTGATTCATGTTCGGCGCACCTATATTTTCACCAATTTATATTGAGTGGAGGATGCAAACCCGGTGCAGAAGATCTTGAACTTGGTAGCGATTTGCATAACCTTAtcttcaaattttataaaccTAGGTCGAGAGGCCTCAGCCAAAGTCCTTGTCTTCAGATTTGCATAACCTTATCTTCAGAtttcatcaccatcaccatcaccacacCACCACATTCATTTTACTCTCCTGACTAAACTTGGCAACTAATTAGCATGCCAGCATCAGCAATCATTCACAGCTCGTAGAATATTTCGACCTAGTCCGTATAATTTTCAAGGTTAACAAAATTAGTGAAAGCGAACATTGGATtgcaaaataaaacataattacCAGAGAATGCCAAATGCAAGTACACAAGTGGATATAAAAGATTTGATAAAAAGAAATGCACAGAAGAACATATCACTTCCCTAAACTTGATTTTTGAAACATATGTAAGATGAAATTCACTCCTAAGGTTCTGTTTAATAAtcatttggttttcagtttgtagttttttattttatagtttttacttttttgaaaattaaaatcttgtggtaatattttcagtttttagtttaaaaaaaaatgaaaattgaaaaccaaaaagtgaaaactcaatagaaaattttgaaaactccaAAACGTAGTTTTTAGTATGAAAGCTAAAAGTAGTAACAAAGCAAGATTTCAGTtctcaaaaaatgaaaacaaaaactgaaaagcGAAATGGTTATTAAATGGCTCCTAAATTTCAATACTCATGTAATCAAATAAtatgtgggaccatgattttttaGGGCCAGAGTAAGGCTAATCCAATACAGTTACCTTAGAAGTCTAGTTATGGACTCACCAACTCTGGGCGAACGGTATTAGACAAAGCAGCGGCGCCACCGTTACCCTATTTTGGGTTAATAGGCCGAGTCCTTATGACTCTGCTGGATGACCATGCTTATTATGCAAAACATACGATTTGATCCAGATGGATTCAATCAGATCCTACAAGTCTTAGAGTTCCTACAATCTAAGGATTGGCGTGCGTTGCAAGTAATTACACtcctaagaggatgcaatatctacttctagatatcctctaggattctctTGACTTGGAACGAGGATTCCATCCTAAAAAAGTCTCTCTCCCACAATATAAGTATACCCATCTAGGCTTTATCTCTGGTAACGCTATCTAAACACTTCAATTCTCTTGCCCACTGCTTGAGTCTAAAATCACTCACTAACTTGACCATTGGACAGCCTTTGGCCTGCACCCCCTCCCCCAGCCATAGACTTGTTCATGGTTGTTTACTGTTTTGCAAGTTGCTCAAGTTTGTGCACAACCACCATCCACGGCGGTGCGCGAATTTAGTttcaatataataatatttacaCTTTTCTATGTGCTCGGTTTGAAAAATTATTTGTGTAAAACCTTAGATTCATCCCAAAGAATAACTAATCTCTATATGAGTTATCTGTATAAGAGCTATGTAAAAATGaagtatgaaaaataaaaataaaactaaaatttatcttaaatggtgtttctttttttaaattgttagaTCATTATAATGGTATAATGAAGCGAAATgcaaaaatttatatagaagAGAAATGTGGGAAAATATGTAGAAGCTACATGCAGAAGTTCGGGATTCAATATTTTTCCTGCACTTAACGTATTATAATGTTTTTGAGCAGTGTTTGAAAATACCTTGGTTGCATTTTGTGCAGCCTGACAACCACATCCATTATTTGGTTTGATATATAGATCTAGTACAAGAGAATGTCGGATTATCTAACACCAAAGTCATATGTATGTCAAGTTTAATTACATAATTGATTTATACTACCCAATCAATCAGCCCATGAATTCATTGATATGAtgtgaaatataatttcaataTGATCTCAATATTTCTCTATTTATGTTAGGAACCATGCTAATTTTATCGCTCCAATTTTGTCGGATCAGAAATATAATCTTCAATAGCGTCgggtttatatttttatgttgtgTGCACAACTaaaaaattagttttgactTTGGGTTTTGGGCAAGCAGAATGGTGGATagaaaagagggaatgcatgtttTGCTCTAGCCTTTAGGAAAAATGTATACCTGTCATTGTTGTAAGGTTTGCAATTTGTAGTTTGTGGTGATGTACTTTTATATAGACTCGGTCACCTGGAAGAATGAAATCACTGGTTTGGATTCTCAAGTACAATCTTTTCCCTTATTTATCTTCTGTCTTTTTATCTTTTACTCACATCCATTCTTTATACAATATGTTTTCTGCTGGCGTAGTTTTGTTCGATCTATCCAAGTCATGACGTGTTTAGTCTCAAATCCAATCAGAGTACAACAACAATGTAAAGTTCAAACGATGCTAATGTGGAACTTGCACATCATGACTTGTATTGAGCTAAACTATACCAATAATTCTTATACAATTGAAGTACAAACGAGAGTTGAAATCTGAGCGTACTTACGGGGGAGAAGTGATTAATTatagagaaatgagagagagagagatatatatatatatatatatatatatatatataaaatagtgATAGGGAAAGACACTTTTATGACATTAACCTCCCGCAACAAACGACCAATTGGACCACGACCTTGAACTTGGTGACTATGGGATTCAAGAGGGAAAACAAAATTGTGTTCAGGGATAGACATTAGAAGTTATGTAGTTGCTTTACTAACAAAGAAA contains the following coding sequences:
- the LOC137735256 gene encoding transcription factor CPC-like; the protein is MDRRRRKQAKTSTSCSEEVSSIEWEFINMTEQEEDLICRMYKLVGDRWALIAGRLPGRQPEEIERFWLMRHEEVFASRRRTELKTTNNRYNNS